One stretch of Jiangella gansuensis DSM 44835 DNA includes these proteins:
- the mraY gene encoding phospho-N-acetylmuramoyl-pentapeptide-transferase → MISILTAGVVGLVASILGTPLAIRVLVRRGYGQLIRDDGPTSHHTKRGTPTMGGAVIILAAVLGYFVAHVVRPSPPTVSGLLVLFLVVGLGIVGFLDDYIKIAKQRSLGLRSRAKMAGQIAVAVVFAILAINFPDEQGYTPASQALSVLRDTPWVMPAAVFVIWALFLISGFSNAVNLTDGLDGLATGAAVMAFGAYTLIGVWQLNQSCAVSPGPSCYDVRDPLDLAIVSAALVGACFGFLWWNAAPAKIFMGDTGSLALGGGLAGLAITTRTELLLIVLGGLFVVITLSVILQVGWFKVSGGKRLFRMAPLQHHFELKGWGEVTIVIRFWIIAGMFVVLGLGLFYAEWVATA, encoded by the coding sequence GTGATCTCGATTCTCACCGCCGGCGTCGTCGGCCTCGTCGCCTCGATCCTGGGCACCCCCCTGGCCATCCGGGTGCTGGTGCGCCGCGGGTACGGCCAGCTGATCCGCGACGACGGGCCCACCAGCCACCACACCAAGCGCGGCACGCCCACGATGGGCGGCGCCGTCATCATCCTGGCCGCCGTGCTCGGCTACTTCGTGGCGCACGTCGTGCGCCCGTCGCCGCCGACGGTGTCCGGCCTGCTGGTGCTGTTCCTCGTGGTGGGCCTCGGCATCGTCGGATTCCTGGACGACTACATCAAGATCGCCAAGCAGCGCAGCCTGGGCCTGCGCAGCCGGGCCAAGATGGCCGGCCAGATCGCCGTCGCCGTGGTCTTCGCGATCCTGGCGATCAACTTCCCGGACGAGCAGGGCTACACTCCGGCGTCACAGGCACTGTCGGTGCTGCGCGACACCCCGTGGGTGATGCCCGCGGCGGTGTTCGTCATCTGGGCGTTGTTCCTCATCTCCGGTTTCTCCAACGCGGTGAACCTCACCGACGGCCTCGACGGCCTTGCCACCGGCGCGGCCGTGATGGCGTTCGGCGCGTACACGCTGATCGGCGTGTGGCAGCTCAACCAGAGCTGTGCGGTGTCCCCCGGCCCCAGCTGTTATGACGTGCGCGACCCGCTCGACCTGGCCATCGTGTCCGCGGCGCTGGTGGGGGCCTGTTTCGGCTTCCTGTGGTGGAACGCCGCCCCGGCGAAGATCTTCATGGGCGACACCGGCTCGCTGGCGCTCGGTGGCGGCCTGGCGGGCCTGGCCATCACCACCCGGACCGAACTGTTGCTCATCGTGCTGGGCGGACTGTTCGTGGTCATCACCCTCTCGGTGATCCTGCAGGTGGGCTGGTTCAAGGTCTCCGGCGGCAAACGGCTGTTCCGGATGGCTCCGCTGCAGCACCACTTCGAGCTGAAAGGCTGGGGCGAGGTCACCATCGTCATCAGGTTCTGGATCATCGCCGGCATGTTCGTCGTGCTGGGCCTGGGCCTGTTCTACGCCGAATGGGTGGCGACGGCATGA
- a CDS encoding peptidoglycan D,D-transpeptidase FtsI family protein, with the protein MKSAKPAAKSSAKQAATATTSARKPARTADRRGSARRTPSSNPRRSTPDRRKAVRQPRAVAPRAPKPPKPPKPPRQPRLVRLADPRKRLRVSLVGVCVVLSLFGGRLIQLQGIDASGYAAVANQIGLDTVPVRAERGEILDRNGASLAATIEAYDIVIDQTQVSNPAAYALQLESILGTDAAALQETLTGDRRYVYVAKGVPGAVWRQVQALGLPGFTAETAAARDYPAGPVAGNVVGVLGAEGVGLTGLEQSMDPTLAGEDGEATYQFSPSGLRIPNSSSNHVQQPVSGTGLRLTLDRDVQWHAEQVLADAVENAGAADGVAVVMDVETQEIVALAATPTFDPNDPGKTEAADRGSAAVEDAYEPGSVFKPITMAAAVEEGVVDASTVFSVPDNIRRGGETINDYYSHGVDQMTVAGIVAKSSNVGTVLAAELLEKDVFNQYLDAFGFGTAPDLGLPGETGGYLPTGDAFTDLTRDNVAFGQGISVSAVQMASAYATIANGGLRVDPRLVAATIGPDGEETPIEPDEPERVISEETAAEVTTMMEAVMGDGGTGGPAEVDGYRVAGKTGTAQRIDPECGCYADYNSSFMGFAPADDPRYAVVVSLFDPKNGNSGSALAGPAFAEIMRFALEQGGVAPTGTEAPQVPLFAE; encoded by the coding sequence GTGAAGTCGGCGAAGCCCGCGGCCAAGTCCTCCGCCAAGCAGGCGGCGACGGCGACCACCTCCGCGCGGAAGCCCGCTCGGACGGCGGATCGCCGCGGGAGTGCCCGCCGCACCCCGTCGTCGAACCCGCGCCGGTCCACACCGGACCGGCGCAAGGCCGTGCGCCAGCCGCGGGCAGTTGCGCCCAGGGCACCCAAGCCGCCGAAGCCGCCCAAGCCACCGCGGCAGCCGCGGCTGGTGCGCCTGGCCGACCCGCGTAAGCGGCTGCGGGTGAGCCTGGTCGGTGTGTGCGTGGTGCTGTCGCTGTTCGGCGGCCGGCTCATTCAGCTGCAGGGCATCGACGCGTCCGGCTACGCCGCCGTCGCCAACCAGATCGGGCTGGACACGGTGCCGGTGCGGGCCGAGCGCGGCGAGATCCTCGACCGCAACGGCGCGTCGCTGGCCGCCACCATCGAGGCGTACGACATCGTCATCGACCAGACCCAGGTGAGCAATCCGGCCGCCTACGCGCTGCAGCTCGAGAGCATCCTCGGCACCGACGCCGCGGCTCTGCAGGAAACCCTGACCGGCGACCGGCGGTACGTGTACGTCGCCAAGGGGGTGCCGGGCGCGGTCTGGCGGCAGGTCCAGGCGCTCGGACTGCCCGGCTTCACCGCCGAGACCGCGGCCGCCCGGGACTACCCGGCCGGCCCTGTGGCCGGCAACGTCGTGGGAGTGCTCGGTGCCGAAGGTGTCGGGCTCACCGGCCTGGAACAGTCCATGGACCCGACCCTGGCCGGCGAGGACGGCGAGGCCACCTACCAGTTCAGCCCGTCCGGCCTGCGCATCCCCAACAGCTCCTCCAACCACGTGCAACAGCCGGTGTCCGGCACGGGGCTGCGCCTGACCCTCGACCGCGACGTGCAGTGGCACGCCGAGCAGGTGCTCGCCGACGCCGTCGAGAACGCCGGCGCGGCAGACGGCGTGGCCGTCGTCATGGACGTGGAGACGCAGGAGATCGTGGCCCTCGCGGCCACCCCGACCTTCGACCCCAACGACCCCGGCAAGACCGAGGCCGCCGACCGCGGCAGCGCCGCGGTCGAGGACGCTTACGAACCGGGCTCGGTCTTCAAGCCGATCACCATGGCCGCGGCGGTCGAGGAAGGCGTGGTCGACGCGTCCACGGTCTTCTCCGTGCCCGACAACATCCGCCGTGGTGGCGAGACCATCAACGACTACTACAGCCACGGTGTCGACCAGATGACGGTGGCCGGGATCGTCGCCAAGTCGAGCAACGTCGGCACGGTGCTCGCCGCCGAGCTGCTCGAGAAGGACGTGTTCAACCAGTACCTGGACGCGTTCGGGTTCGGCACCGCCCCGGACCTCGGGCTGCCCGGCGAAACCGGCGGGTACCTCCCGACCGGCGACGCCTTCACCGATCTGACCCGCGACAACGTCGCCTTCGGGCAGGGCATCTCCGTCAGCGCCGTGCAGATGGCATCCGCCTACGCCACCATCGCCAACGGCGGGCTACGGGTCGACCCGCGCCTCGTGGCGGCCACCATCGGCCCCGACGGCGAGGAGACACCGATCGAGCCGGACGAGCCCGAACGCGTCATCAGTGAGGAGACGGCGGCCGAGGTCACCACCATGATGGAAGCCGTCATGGGCGACGGCGGCACCGGCGGGCCGGCGGAGGTCGACGGCTACCGCGTCGCCGGCAAGACCGGAACCGCGCAGCGCATCGACCCCGAGTGCGGTTGCTACGCCGACTACAACTCCTCCTTCATGGGCTTCGCGCCGGCCGACGACCCCCGGTACGCCGTCGTCGTCTCGCTGTTCGACCCCAAGAACGGCAACTCGGGCAGCGCGCTGGCCGGCCCGGCGTTCGCGGAGATCATGCGGTTCGCTCTCGAGCAGGGCGGCGTGGCACCCACGGGCACCGAGGCGCCGCAGGTGCCACTCTTCGCCGAGTGA
- the murG gene encoding undecaprenyldiphospho-muramoylpentapeptide beta-N-acetylglucosaminyltransferase has product MRVVLAGGGTAGHIEPALATAEAIRRADASAQVVLLGTERGLEVRLVPERGYELALIPPVPMPRRPTPELLRLPLRVRAAVRETAAVLHERRAEVVVGFGGYVALPAYLAARRVGVPIVVHEANAKPGLANRLGARFTSHVAVATPAIDLPHAQHVGIPLRRSIAVLDRSATRAEARAFFGLDPDRPTLFAFGGSQGARRINEAVAGALEQLLAAGFQVLHAVGGANADTVRARPGYVPLPYVDRMDLAYAAADLAVCRAGAITCAELAAVGLPAVYVPLPHGNGEQRFNAVPTTEAGGGLLVADGELTPSRLADEVVALLGDRPRLDAMGTAAASLGRRDADDRLVEMVRRATGR; this is encoded by the coding sequence GTGAGGGTGGTTCTGGCCGGCGGAGGCACCGCCGGGCACATCGAACCCGCACTGGCAACAGCTGAGGCCATCCGCCGCGCCGACGCGTCGGCGCAGGTCGTGTTGCTGGGCACTGAGCGGGGACTGGAGGTGCGGCTGGTGCCCGAACGCGGCTACGAGCTGGCGCTCATTCCGCCGGTGCCCATGCCTCGCCGGCCGACACCGGAGCTGCTGCGACTGCCGCTGCGGGTGCGCGCGGCGGTTCGGGAGACCGCTGCCGTGCTGCACGAGCGGCGCGCCGAGGTGGTGGTGGGGTTCGGCGGCTACGTTGCGCTGCCGGCGTACCTGGCCGCCCGTCGCGTGGGCGTGCCGATCGTGGTGCACGAAGCGAACGCGAAACCGGGGCTCGCCAACCGGCTCGGGGCCCGGTTCACGTCGCACGTCGCGGTGGCGACCCCGGCCATCGACCTGCCGCACGCCCAGCACGTCGGGATCCCGTTGCGCCGGTCGATCGCGGTGCTGGACCGGTCGGCGACCCGGGCGGAGGCGCGGGCGTTCTTCGGGCTCGACCCGGACCGGCCGACGCTGTTCGCCTTCGGCGGCAGCCAGGGCGCCCGGCGCATCAACGAGGCCGTGGCCGGTGCGCTGGAGCAGCTGCTGGCCGCCGGCTTCCAAGTGCTGCACGCGGTGGGCGGCGCCAACGCGGACACGGTGCGGGCCCGGCCGGGCTACGTGCCGCTGCCGTACGTGGACCGGATGGACCTCGCCTACGCCGCCGCCGACCTCGCCGTCTGCCGGGCCGGCGCCATCACCTGCGCGGAGCTGGCCGCTGTCGGGTTGCCGGCGGTGTACGTCCCGCTGCCGCACGGAAACGGCGAACAGCGTTTCAACGCCGTGCCGACCACCGAGGCCGGCGGGGGCCTGCTGGTGGCCGACGGTGAGCTGACGCCGTCGCGGCTGGCCGACGAGGTGGTCGCGTTGCTGGGAGACCGGCCTCGGTTGGACGCCATGGGTACCGCAGCGGCTAGTCTCGGTCGTCGCGACGCCGACGACCGACTGGTCGAGATGGTGCGGCGTGCGACAGGAAGGTGA
- a CDS encoding UDP-N-acetylmuramoyl-L-alanyl-D-glutamate--2,6-diaminopimelate ligase: MPDRPGLRPRHVAPLPLAALATEASLSVDAAARDVPVTGVTHDSRQVRPGDLYLALPGAVTHGARFAADAVRSGAVAVVTDPDGARLAGELPVPVLTADDPRAHMGAVAAAVYGHPDRDLMMLAVTGTNGKTTTSYLLESGLRAAGHTTGLIGTVETRVGDERVASIRTTPEATDVHALLAVMRERGVTACAMEVSSHAMVFGRVDGIVFDVAGFTNLTQDHLDFHTDLDDYFAAKARLFTPARTRRAAVVLADEYGRRLAAGAGVPTVTVLPAGADHPATAGAELRADWRVEHLGHTTVLAGPDGEKLELRVPLPGEFNVTNAALAVTMLVQAGVDAGDAARGVADCAGVPGRMERVVAPAPDKPGAPGTTPTDAPNAVVDFAHTPDAIQNVLRALHPAGRLIVVVGAGGDRDREKRPHMGQAAAAGADVVVVTDDNPRSEDPAAIRAAVVRGAQAVPAAERAEVLEVAGRREAIRAALRAATGAGDTVVVLGKGHEQGQEIAGVVQPFDDREVLREELRRWSAEFGAGAPGDSGQGENR, from the coding sequence GTGCCCGACCGCCCAGGACTGCGTCCCCGCCACGTCGCGCCGCTCCCGCTCGCGGCGCTCGCCACCGAGGCCTCGCTCTCGGTGGACGCCGCGGCCCGCGACGTCCCGGTGACCGGTGTCACCCACGACTCTCGCCAGGTCAGACCCGGTGACCTCTACCTGGCGCTGCCCGGCGCGGTGACGCACGGCGCCAGGTTCGCCGCCGACGCCGTCCGCTCCGGCGCCGTCGCCGTCGTCACCGATCCCGACGGCGCCCGCCTCGCCGGCGAGCTGCCCGTTCCGGTCCTGACGGCGGACGACCCGCGCGCCCACATGGGCGCCGTCGCCGCCGCCGTCTACGGCCACCCGGACCGAGACCTGATGATGCTCGCGGTCACCGGAACCAACGGCAAGACCACCACGTCGTACCTCCTGGAGTCCGGGCTGCGCGCCGCGGGCCACACCACCGGACTCATCGGGACGGTGGAGACCAGAGTCGGCGACGAACGCGTCGCCAGCATCCGTACGACGCCGGAGGCCACCGACGTGCACGCGCTGCTGGCCGTGATGCGAGAGCGCGGCGTGACCGCCTGCGCGATGGAGGTTTCGAGCCACGCCATGGTGTTCGGGCGGGTCGACGGCATCGTGTTCGATGTCGCCGGGTTCACCAACCTCACCCAGGACCACCTCGACTTCCACACCGACCTCGACGACTACTTCGCCGCCAAGGCGCGCCTTTTCACACCCGCGCGCACCCGCCGGGCCGCCGTCGTCCTCGCCGACGAGTACGGCCGGCGGCTGGCCGCTGGGGCCGGGGTCCCGACGGTGACCGTCCTGCCCGCCGGCGCGGACCACCCCGCCACCGCGGGCGCCGAGCTCCGCGCGGACTGGCGCGTCGAACACCTCGGCCACACCACGGTGCTGGCCGGCCCGGACGGCGAGAAGCTCGAACTGCGGGTGCCGCTGCCGGGCGAGTTCAACGTCACCAATGCGGCCCTCGCCGTCACGATGCTGGTGCAGGCCGGGGTCGACGCCGGCGACGCGGCCCGCGGCGTGGCCGACTGCGCCGGCGTCCCGGGCCGGATGGAGCGCGTCGTCGCCCCCGCCCCCGACAAGCCGGGCGCACCCGGTACCACCCCGACCGATGCGCCGAACGCCGTCGTCGATTTCGCGCACACCCCCGATGCCATCCAGAATGTGCTGCGCGCACTGCACCCGGCCGGCCGGCTGATCGTGGTCGTGGGCGCCGGCGGCGACCGCGACCGGGAGAAGCGGCCCCACATGGGGCAGGCGGCAGCGGCCGGCGCCGACGTCGTCGTCGTCACCGACGACAACCCACGATCCGAGGACCCAGCCGCCATCCGCGCCGCCGTCGTCAGGGGCGCGCAGGCCGTTCCGGCCGCCGAGCGGGCCGAGGTCCTCGAGGTGGCCGGGCGCCGCGAGGCGATCCGGGCCGCGCTGCGCGCGGCGACAGGAGCCGGGGACACCGTGGTGGTCCTCGGCAAAGGGCACGAACAAGGGCAGGAGATCGCAGGCGTCGTGCAGCCATTCGATGATCGAGAGGTGCTCCGCGAGGAGCTGCGGCGATGGAGTGCGGAGTTCGGTGCGGGCGCACCCGGCGACTCCGGGCAAGGGGAGAACAGGTGA
- the ftsW gene encoding putative lipid II flippase FtsW encodes MSTTEKPPTRDGSKPLRAAGSEALRRLLKRPLASYYLVLGSAGLLLVLGLVMVFSASSVMSRLQFGHSYYFFARQLAWVIVALPAAWVASRMSTRTIRRFGLPMLVVAAMLLALTFVPGLGVTRGGNTNWLDFGGPFLIQPSEPAKLALIVWGAGMFALKGRLLQQWKHLMIPFVPVAGAVVALTIGQHDLGTALVLMAIVLTLLWVVGVPTWLFGLALGVVGVVGAYFVAASENRMSRVVSFLDPFADFAGTGYQAANSIYAFATGGWWGTGLGASRLKWGQLPEAHTDFIFSILGEELGLPGALMVLALFFTLGYAGIRIAMRTDDMFTRLAAAGITGWLVVQAIINLGSVLVVFPVIGVPLPLVSYGGASMVVAIVAVGILMALAKEEPGAREALAARKEARRERRRQRRELARSAGHRFIQRRNAG; translated from the coding sequence GTGAGCACCACTGAGAAGCCGCCCACCCGCGACGGTTCGAAGCCGCTGCGTGCCGCCGGCTCGGAGGCCCTGCGCCGGCTGCTGAAGCGGCCGCTGGCGTCGTACTACCTGGTGCTGGGGTCCGCCGGGCTGCTGCTGGTGCTGGGGCTGGTGATGGTGTTCTCCGCCTCCAGCGTGATGTCGCGGTTGCAGTTCGGCCACTCGTACTACTTCTTCGCCCGCCAGCTGGCCTGGGTGATCGTGGCGCTGCCGGCCGCCTGGGTGGCCTCCCGGATGTCGACGCGCACCATCCGGCGGTTCGGGTTGCCGATGCTGGTGGTGGCGGCGATGCTGCTGGCGCTCACGTTCGTGCCCGGGCTGGGTGTCACCCGTGGCGGCAACACGAACTGGCTGGACTTCGGCGGGCCGTTCCTGATCCAGCCGTCGGAGCCGGCGAAGCTGGCACTGATCGTGTGGGGCGCGGGGATGTTCGCGCTGAAGGGCCGGCTGCTGCAGCAGTGGAAGCACCTCATGATCCCGTTCGTTCCGGTGGCCGGCGCCGTCGTCGCCCTGACCATCGGCCAGCACGACCTCGGCACCGCGCTGGTGCTGATGGCCATCGTGCTGACCCTGCTGTGGGTGGTGGGGGTGCCGACCTGGCTGTTCGGGCTCGCGCTCGGCGTGGTCGGCGTGGTGGGGGCGTACTTCGTGGCGGCGTCGGAGAACCGGATGTCGAGGGTGGTGAGCTTCCTCGACCCGTTCGCGGACTTCGCCGGCACCGGTTACCAGGCGGCCAATTCGATCTACGCCTTCGCCACGGGGGGCTGGTGGGGGACCGGCCTGGGCGCCAGCCGCCTCAAGTGGGGCCAGCTCCCCGAAGCTCACACGGACTTCATCTTCTCCATCCTCGGTGAGGAACTCGGCCTGCCCGGCGCCCTGATGGTGCTGGCGCTGTTCTTCACCCTCGGGTACGCCGGCATCCGCATCGCCATGCGCACCGACGACATGTTCACCAGGCTCGCCGCCGCCGGCATCACCGGTTGGCTGGTGGTTCAGGCCATCATCAACCTTGGTAGCGTTCTGGTGGTCTTCCCGGTCATCGGCGTGCCGCTGCCGCTGGTGTCGTACGGTGGCGCCTCGATGGTGGTGGCCATCGTCGCTGTCGGCATCCTCATGGCCCTGGCCAAGGAGGAACCGGGCGCCCGGGAGGCCCTGGCCGCCCGCAAGGAAGCGCGGCGAGAACGCCGCCGACAACGGCGCGAGCTGGCTCGCTCGGCCGGACACAGGTTCATACAGAGGAGGAACGCCGGGTGA
- the murD gene encoding UDP-N-acetylmuramoyl-L-alanine--D-glutamate ligase, translating to MSAAAASPAPGWLAEASRTSPWSELSVVVAGLGVSGYAAADALIQLGARVTVLDERDGEAERERGTILSILDATVVLGPGSTASLPPGTHLVVTSPGWKPSAPLLVAAAAAGVPVWGEVELAWRIRDPATPWLVLTGTNGKTTTVKMLASMLRASGLRVAATGNVGDPVVSAMLDPGGHDVIAVELSSYQLHWTYSMAARSAAVLNVAPDHLDWHGSLDAYAADKARIYAGVETACVYNVADPLTEQMVRDADVREGARAVGFTLGIPAVGMVGVVDDVLVDRAFIAERHPPMNMAAELASVADVQPPAPHNVANALAAAALARSIGVPQVAVRDGLRGFEPEAHRIQTIATIDGVGYVDDSKATNPHAAAASLTAYPSVVWIAGGLAKGATFDELVAGAAARLRGVVLIGADRGLIAQSLARHAPDVPVVELSDTHNEAMDRVVAAAAELARPGDTVLLAPACASMDMFANYVARGDAFAAAVRRREHH from the coding sequence ATGAGCGCGGCGGCGGCCTCGCCGGCACCGGGTTGGCTGGCGGAGGCGAGCCGCACCAGCCCGTGGTCGGAACTGTCCGTCGTCGTGGCCGGCCTCGGCGTGTCCGGGTACGCCGCCGCGGACGCGCTGATCCAGCTCGGCGCCCGGGTCACCGTCCTGGACGAGCGCGACGGCGAAGCCGAGCGCGAACGCGGCACCATCCTCTCCATCCTCGACGCCACCGTGGTGCTCGGACCAGGGTCGACGGCGTCGCTGCCGCCAGGGACGCACCTGGTGGTGACGTCGCCAGGCTGGAAGCCGTCCGCGCCGCTGCTGGTGGCCGCGGCCGCCGCCGGTGTGCCGGTGTGGGGCGAGGTCGAGCTGGCCTGGCGCATCCGTGACCCGGCGACCCCGTGGCTGGTGCTGACCGGCACCAACGGCAAGACCACGACGGTGAAGATGCTCGCGTCGATGCTGCGCGCCTCCGGTCTGCGGGTGGCCGCGACCGGCAACGTCGGCGACCCCGTCGTGTCCGCGATGCTCGACCCCGGCGGCCACGACGTCATCGCCGTGGAGCTGTCCAGCTACCAGCTGCACTGGACGTACTCCATGGCCGCGCGGTCGGCGGCGGTGCTGAACGTCGCACCCGACCACCTGGACTGGCACGGCTCGCTCGACGCCTACGCCGCGGACAAGGCCCGCATCTACGCCGGGGTCGAGACCGCCTGCGTCTACAACGTCGCCGACCCGCTGACCGAGCAGATGGTCCGCGACGCCGACGTGCGAGAAGGCGCCCGGGCCGTCGGGTTCACTCTGGGCATCCCGGCGGTCGGGATGGTCGGCGTGGTGGACGACGTGCTGGTGGACCGCGCGTTCATCGCCGAGCGGCATCCCCCGATGAACATGGCGGCCGAGCTGGCCTCCGTCGCCGACGTGCAGCCGCCGGCGCCGCACAACGTCGCCAACGCGCTGGCAGCCGCGGCGCTGGCCCGCTCGATCGGCGTGCCGCAGGTAGCGGTCCGCGACGGTCTGCGGGGCTTCGAGCCCGAGGCGCACCGCATCCAGACGATCGCCACCATCGACGGCGTCGGCTACGTCGACGACTCCAAGGCCACCAACCCGCACGCCGCCGCGGCATCCCTGACGGCGTATCCGTCCGTGGTGTGGATCGCCGGTGGCCTGGCCAAGGGCGCCACGTTCGACGAGCTCGTCGCGGGAGCCGCGGCACGGCTGCGCGGCGTGGTCCTGATCGGCGCCGACCGGGGGCTGATCGCCCAGTCGCTGGCACGACACGCACCGGATGTGCCGGTTGTCGAGCTTTCCGACACCCACAATGAGGCCATGGACCGCGTCGTCGCAGCAGCCGCCGAGCTGGCCAGGCCCGGCGACACCGTGCTGCTGGCGCCCGCGTGCGCGTCGATGGACATGTTCGCCAACTACGTGGCGCGCGGTGACGCCTTCGCCGCGGCGGTGCGGCGCCGTGAGCACCACTGA
- a CDS encoding UDP-N-acetylmuramoyl-tripeptide--D-alanyl-D-alanine ligase — protein sequence MISLTLAEVAAATGGRLDAVRDPETRVTGPVVTDSREIVPGGLFVARQGEAQDGHDFASAAVESGAVAVLAARPVGVPAVVVDDTEAAFGRLARAVVDRLPQTTVVGVTGSSGKTTTKDLLAQVLEPLGPLVAPPGSYNSEVGVPLTVLRADQDTRTLVVEMGARGPGHIAYLCGIAPPSVGIVLNVGSAHLGEFGDRDTIARAKAELVQALPPASAGGTAILNADDQVVRRMADQTDATVLMVGESVHADIRAEDVQLDDTGRASFRLIAPGGGADVSLRLVGEHQVGNALAVAAAGHALGLPVDVVAARLSAAQPRSRWRMEVTERPDGVTVVNDAYNANPESMRAALKTLAQLRRNGRTWAVLGEMLELGESSVAEHDAIGRLAVRLNVSRLVAVGDGARAIHQGAMLEGSWDGESMLVQDTDAAYALLRDELRPGDVVLVKSSRDAGLRFLGERLVETP from the coding sequence GTGATTTCGCTGACGCTGGCCGAGGTCGCCGCGGCGACCGGCGGCCGGCTGGACGCCGTGCGTGACCCCGAGACGCGGGTCACCGGACCGGTGGTCACCGACTCGCGCGAGATCGTCCCCGGCGGCCTGTTCGTCGCGCGGCAGGGGGAGGCGCAGGACGGGCACGACTTCGCCTCCGCCGCGGTCGAGTCCGGCGCCGTCGCGGTACTCGCCGCCCGGCCTGTCGGCGTCCCCGCCGTCGTCGTCGACGACACCGAGGCGGCCTTCGGCCGGTTGGCTCGCGCCGTCGTCGACCGGCTGCCGCAGACGACCGTCGTGGGTGTCACCGGCTCGTCCGGCAAGACCACCACGAAGGACCTGCTGGCGCAGGTGCTCGAGCCGCTGGGGCCGTTGGTGGCGCCGCCAGGCTCCTACAACAGCGAGGTCGGCGTGCCGCTGACCGTCCTGCGGGCCGACCAGGACACCCGGACCCTCGTGGTCGAGATGGGCGCGCGCGGCCCCGGCCACATCGCGTACCTGTGCGGCATCGCCCCGCCGTCGGTGGGCATCGTCCTCAACGTCGGCAGCGCGCACCTGGGCGAGTTCGGCGACCGCGACACCATCGCGCGCGCCAAAGCCGAACTGGTCCAGGCGCTCCCGCCGGCGTCAGCCGGCGGGACGGCGATCCTGAACGCCGACGACCAGGTGGTGCGCCGGATGGCCGACCAGACCGACGCGACGGTGCTGATGGTCGGCGAATCCGTGCACGCCGACATCCGCGCCGAGGACGTCCAGCTCGACGATACCGGCCGGGCGTCGTTCCGGCTCATCGCCCCCGGTGGGGGCGCCGACGTGTCGTTGCGGCTGGTCGGCGAGCACCAGGTCGGCAACGCGCTGGCGGTCGCCGCCGCCGGGCACGCGCTCGGCCTGCCGGTCGACGTCGTCGCCGCCCGCCTGTCCGCGGCCCAGCCGCGCTCGCGCTGGCGCATGGAGGTCACCGAGCGGCCCGACGGCGTCACCGTCGTCAACGACGCCTACAACGCCAACCCCGAGTCCATGCGGGCGGCGCTGAAGACCCTGGCCCAGCTGCGCAGGAACGGGCGCACCTGGGCAGTCCTCGGCGAGATGCTGGAGCTGGGGGAGTCGTCCGTGGCCGAGCACGACGCCATCGGGCGCCTCGCGGTGCGGCTCAACGTGTCGCGACTGGTCGCCGTCGGCGACGGCGCCCGGGCCATCCACCAGGGCGCGATGCTGGAAGGATCATGGGACGGGGAGTCGATGCTGGTCCAGGACACCGACGCCGCGTACGCGCTGCTGCGTGACGAGCTGCGCCCCGGCGACGTCGTGCTGGTCAAGTCCTCCCGAGACGCCGGCCTGCGGTTCCTCGGCGAACGGCTGGTGGAGACACCGTGA